GCCGAGGACGATTACTCTGTCGGCAAATCATCTTGTGATCCTAATTTTTATCGCGATGGCCTCTCTTGTCGCGGAAGGTTCAATCGCCGTCTTCAATCTCTCCTACAATCTCCAATCTGTCCCGCTCTCGGTTATCGGAATTAGTTATTCGGTTGCCGCATTTCCCACCCTTGCGTATCTGCTTTCAAACGGGAAGCGTACGGCGTTTGTGTCCCAGATTTTGACCGCAGCTCGGCACATTATCTTTTGGTCAATCCCGATAACCGTGCTTTTTATTGTCCTGCGTGCACAGATTGTTCGAACCATTTTCGGCACAGGAGAGTTTGGATGGGCGGAGACACGACTTACAGCCGCGGCACTAGCGCTGTTTGCGTTGTCCGTTGCCGCCCAAAGCTTACTCCTCCTTTTTGTCCGTGGGTATTATGCGGCCGGCTACACCAAGAAGCCGCTTTTTGTGAACGTGATTTCGGCGGTCGGCACCGTCCTCCTGGGATCTTTCCTCTTCTCGCTCTTCTCCTCATCAGAGACATTCAAGTATTTCATTGAGACGGTCCTGCGCGTCGAGGGTCTTGAGGGCACCTCCATTCTCATGCTCCCACTTGCGTTTTCGATAGGTCAGATACTAAACCTCGTCGCATTGTGGATCTTCTTCTCGCGCGACTTTGATGCGCCGTTTAAAGAGGTGTGGCTCACACTGCGGCACAGTTTCTACGGTGCGGTTGCGATGGGGTTTGTTTCGTTCGAGTCTCTTCGCGTATTCGATGACGTCTTTGATCTAAACACACTCTTTGGCATCTTCTCTCAAGGATTCCTCTCGGGTCTCATCGGTATCTTGGCCGGGATTCTTTTATTGCTTCTTCTTGGTAACCAGGAGGTCAAAGAAATTGGCAAGGCTCTCCACGGGAAGTTCTGGCGAGGGAAACCCATTGCACCAGACCAGGGGGAACTGTAAGTTGTTGGCGTTTAGAAAACAAAAGCCTGCCTCGCGTAGAGCGAGACAGGCGATTAGCGGTTGTGGATCCAAAAATTCTTAAGCCACAACAACCATAGTTTATGATGCGCGGTTACGTGGGAGGGGAATTTCCCATCACGTCCCCAACCAAATACTCGAAGAATGACATCGCGACCTCACAGTGATGAGCATCACACACCCCAAAGAATTGCTACACAGACAATAGCCATTCTTCACGCGCCTGTCAATTTCCCGCATTCTCCCACGGACTACATCTGTGGGAGAATGCGGGAATACAGGAAGGGGTCGGGGAACCAGTAGGGTTCCCCGTGGAGGAGTTAAGTGATGCAAGCGGGGCGGAGCATCGCGATTCTAGAACCGTGGGTTCATTGTTTTGGAGAAAAGGGCATTTTCAGGTATTGTTGAATCAATGGATACGAAGCTTATTCGAAACTTTAGCATTATCGCGCATATCGATCACGGGAAGTCTACTTTAGCTGACCGGATGCTTGAGGTAACAGGGACTATCGAAAAGCGCAAAATGCGTGAGCAGGTTTTGGATGATATGGAGCTCGAAAGGGAGAAGGGGATCACGATTAAGATGACACCCGTCACGATGCGCCACAATCTAGGGGGTACCGACTATAAGTTGAACTTGATTGACACCCCAGGCCACATCGACTTTTCTTACGAAGTTTCCCGGTCGCTAAAGGCTGTCGAAGGGGCGATTTTGCTCGTGGATGCTACCCAGGGCGTACAGGCGCAGACACTCTCGGTTTTTGAGATGGCGCGTGCTCAAGAACTCGTACTGATCCCCGTTGTCTCAAAGATTGACTCCCCGCTCGCGCGTATTGAGGAAGTGAGGGAAGAGCTCGCGTCTTTACTCGACGTACCCCCGGAAACTGTTGTGGGTGTGTCGGGCAAGACAGGAGAAGGAGTCCCCGAGCTACTCAAGGCAATTATTGAGCGTATCCCAGCCCCTACAAGCGCTTCAGGAAAGTCACTTCAGGCGCTTGTCTTTGATTATGCTTTTTCGGAGCATCGCGGCATTGTTATGTATGTGCGTGTCTTTGGAGGTGTGGTGAAAAAGGCTGATGAACTTTCACTTAAAATACGAGGAGAACAGTTTAAGTCACTTGAAGTTGGACAATTTGCACCGACTCAGCGACCCGTGGAGGAGCTTGGTGCAGGTGAAATTGGGTATGTTGTCTCTGGTGTTAAGGAGGCGGGTAAAGCGATTATTGGAGACACCCTTACCAGTGCCAAGAGCCCGAGCGAAACGCTCCCTGGATATCGAGAGCCCCAAAGTATGGTATGGATCTCGCTGTACCCAGAAAGCCAAAGTGACTTCTATGAACTGAAAAGTGCCTTAGAGCGGCTCAAATTATCGGACGCAGCTCTTTCCTTTGAAGGAGAAATGTCTCCAACACTTGGGCGAGGGTTCCGGTGTGGGTTCCTTGGGATGCTTCACTTGGAAATAGTAATTGAACGGTTACGTCGCGAGTTTGGTCTTAAGTTAGTCGTAACCTCTCCGTCCATTGTGTACGAAGTAGAAAAAAAAGGTAAACGTGAGAAAATCTACTCACCGACACAGTTTCCAGATCATGGAACATATGAAAAGGTATATGAACCTTGGGTTCGTCTTACGATTATTACGCCTGAAGCGCGCTTGGGGGATGTCATCAAACTTTGCTACACACACGAAGGCGTGGCTGGGGCGTCAGAAAACTGGAGTGGCGGGCGTGTCTCCTTGTTGGTCGAAATGCCACTTCGTGAGCTTATGCGCGGGTTTTTCGATGAGCTGAAAAGTGCTT
This portion of the Parcubacteria group bacterium genome encodes:
- the murJ gene encoding murein biosynthesis integral membrane protein MurJ, with amino-acid sequence MVTKLKDLLYGETSGLLEAAFLLGGFALFSKLLALVRDRLLAGNFGAGLELDIYYAAFRVPDFVFISLASLVASAVLIPFFVERLGDKEDAERFFNSIFTVFFLAITVVSAILFVAMPRLAPLVVPGFDPASEETMILLSRIMLLSPILLGLSGLFASVTQALRRFFIYALTPVVYNLGIILGILFLYPTFGMPGLAYGVVLGSLLHFAIQLPVLARNGFLPRFSFGLRFAELERVLALSLPRTITLSANHLVILIFIAMASLVAEGSIAVFNLSYNLQSVPLSVIGISYSVAAFPTLAYLLSNGKRTAFVSQILTAARHIIFWSIPITVLFIVLRAQIVRTIFGTGEFGWAETRLTAAALALFALSVAAQSLLLLFVRGYYAAGYTKKPLFVNVISAVGTVLLGSFLFSLFSSSETFKYFIETVLRVEGLEGTSILMLPLAFSIGQILNLVALWIFFSRDFDAPFKEVWLTLRHSFYGAVAMGFVSFESLRVFDDVFDLNTLFGIFSQGFLSGLIGILAGILLLLLLGNQEVKEIGKALHGKFWRGKPIAPDQGEL
- the lepA gene encoding elongation factor 4; the protein is MDTKLIRNFSIIAHIDHGKSTLADRMLEVTGTIEKRKMREQVLDDMELEREKGITIKMTPVTMRHNLGGTDYKLNLIDTPGHIDFSYEVSRSLKAVEGAILLVDATQGVQAQTLSVFEMARAQELVLIPVVSKIDSPLARIEEVREELASLLDVPPETVVGVSGKTGEGVPELLKAIIERIPAPTSASGKSLQALVFDYAFSEHRGIVMYVRVFGGVVKKADELSLKIRGEQFKSLEVGQFAPTQRPVEELGAGEIGYVVSGVKEAGKAIIGDTLTSAKSPSETLPGYREPQSMVWISLYPESQSDFYELKSALERLKLSDAALSFEGEMSPTLGRGFRCGFLGMLHLEIVIERLRREFGLKLVVTSPSIVYEVEKKGKREKIYSPTQFPDHGTYEKVYEPWVRLTIITPEARLGDVIKLCYTHEGVAGASENWSGGRVSLLVEMPLRELMRGFFDELKSASSGFASLSYEPLDMREAEVARLDILVADESVTAFSQVVSLARAYDEAKDSVERLYDVLPKQLFPVKIQGRARGRILSSKTLPAMRKDVTGYLYGGDITRKMKLLEKQKKGKKKMLARGKGSVEIPQDVFVKMIRREK